In Clostridium sp., one DNA window encodes the following:
- a CDS encoding GNAT family N-acetyltransferase has product MDLRLANINDLSKLKAMYENIIDDMIRNNIPIWDEIYPCEFFSDDIKNNRLYLLVEEHDDIVAAFALCESNAGESYMKWGNAHNKALYLDRFGVNVDYSRRGIGSIMLKHAIALTKQKNAKYLRLFVVDINKPAVNMYLKNGFRQIDGIYEERIDDNLILCEYGFEIEV; this is encoded by the coding sequence ATGGATTTAAGATTGGCTAATATCAACGACTTATCGAAACTCAAAGCTATGTATGAAAATATAATTGATGATATGATAAGAAACAATATACCGATTTGGGACGAAATCTATCCGTGTGAGTTTTTTAGCGATGATATTAAAAATAATCGCCTTTATTTATTGGTCGAGGAGCATGATGATATAGTTGCAGCGTTTGCATTATGTGAATCAAATGCTGGAGAAAGTTATATGAAATGGGGAAATGCCCATAACAAAGCATTATATCTTGACCGTTTTGGAGTTAATGTTGATTATTCAAGACGAGGGATTGGCAGTATAATGCTTAAGCATGCTATTGCACTCACTAAGCAGAAAAATGCTAAATATTTAAGGCTTTTCGTTGTGGATATAAATAAACCAGCCGTAAACATGTATTTAAAAAATGGATTTAGACAGATAGATGGAATCTATGAAGAAAGAATCGATGATAATCTTATATTGTGTGAATATGGATTTGAAATAGAAGTTTAA
- a CDS encoding helix-turn-helix domain-containing protein, protein MDISKQIKKYRLDSKLSQEDLAEKVFVTRQTISNWENGKNYPDINSLVLLSTLFGVSLDILVKGDLEEMKEEIKIEDIKKFNRDGMIFTVLLMATGILVIPLFLYLNFIGVAIWLVLFGITMYYARCIEKQKKTHDVQTYREIIAFTEGKKLDQIEKSCEIAKRPYQKALLVICSGLIAVVVSLGMYFLFRLIQYIKLLLV, encoded by the coding sequence GTGGACATTAGCAAACAAATAAAAAAATATAGACTCGATTCAAAATTATCGCAGGAGGATTTGGCTGAAAAAGTATTTGTAACGCGGCAGACAATTTCAAACTGGGAAAACGGTAAGAACTATCCTGATATAAATAGCCTGGTACTATTAAGCACTCTCTTTGGTGTTTCTCTTGATATTCTAGTTAAAGGAGATTTGGAGGAAATGAAAGAAGAAATTAAAATAGAGGACATCAAAAAATTTAACCGTGATGGTATGATTTTTACTGTACTGCTTATGGCAACAGGAATATTGGTCATTCCACTATTTCTTTACCTTAATTTTATTGGAGTTGCAATCTGGTTAGTGCTATTTGGCATTACGATGTATTATGCAAGGTGTATTGAAAAGCAAAAGAAAACCCATGACGTTCAGACATACAGAGAAATCATAGCTTTTACGGAGGGAAAAAAACTTGATCAAATTGAAAAGAGTTGTGAAATTGCAAAACGCCCATACCAAAAAGCGTTATTAGTAATTTGTTCAGGATTGATTGCAGTAGTTGTATCTCTAGGAATGTATTTTTTATTTAGATTAATTCAGTATATCAAATTGTTACTGGTTTAG
- a CDS encoding recombinase family protein, with protein sequence MKIYAYIRVSTKDQNVDRQHEALKKYAESRNIKYDAIFEDKASGKDFERQQYRALKQVVRKGDMIVIKELDRLGRNFMDTPKELQYFFEKGIKVEILDTPLIHTGDEKLDYTINNMLIGFLSYIADKEREKIRSRVREGLKAAKKNGVILGRPRRKLPKDFEKYYNKWKEKSITAVEFAKLLGVSRATLYRYIKDCQ encoded by the coding sequence ATGAAAATATATGCGTATATTAGAGTGTCCACAAAGGATCAAAATGTAGATCGACAGCATGAAGCTTTAAAAAAATATGCTGAATCCAGGAATATTAAATATGATGCTATATTTGAGGATAAAGCAAGTGGAAAAGACTTTGAGAGGCAACAATATAGAGCACTAAAGCAGGTTGTAAGAAAAGGTGATATGATAGTTATAAAAGAGCTTGATAGACTAGGCAGGAACTTCATGGACACACCAAAAGAGCTTCAATATTTCTTTGAAAAGGGTATAAAAGTTGAGATACTTGATACACCATTAATTCATACAGGTGACGAAAAGCTTGATTATACTATAAACAACATGCTTATAGGCTTCCTCTCATATATTGCAGATAAAGAGAGGGAAAAAATAAGATCCAGGGTTAGAGAAGGGTTAAAGGCTGCAAAAAAAAATGGAGTTATACTTGGCCGGCCCAGAAGGAAACTACCCAAGGATTTCGAGAAATATTATAATAAATGGAAAGAAAAAAGCATTACAGCAGTAGAATTTGCAAAATTACTAGGCGTTAGCAGAGCCACATTATATAGATATATTAAGGACTGTCAATAA
- a CDS encoding ribosomal protein L7/L12 encodes MSDGIALVGFLIVILMGLEINQLRSEVNLMNSKLNKISKCVGVCDELKEEIIEELKELVSRGEKIKAIKKYRMVTGAGLKEAKDYVDSLS; translated from the coding sequence ATGAGTGATGGAATTGCTTTAGTAGGTTTTTTGATAGTAATACTTATGGGCTTAGAAATTAATCAATTACGAAGTGAAGTTAATCTTATGAATTCAAAATTAAATAAGATTTCTAAATGTGTTGGCGTTTGTGATGAATTGAAAGAGGAAATTATTGAAGAATTGAAAGAACTTGTTTCTCGAGGAGAGAAGATTAAAGCAATTAAAAAATATAGAATGGTGACTGGAGCTGGTTTAAAAGAAGCCAAGGATTACGTTGATTCTTTAAGTTAG
- a CDS encoding MBL fold metallo-hydrolase, whose product MNRLNKPVFTKETIREMEDMSFFIHAKIFDDLLIVAQKQTNCFVLKTSDGLIVIDAIWPAKEAFEAIIDSIEDIGWDPAAIKKLVLTHGHVDHTGCGKWFVEKYHVDTYLSKVDDIFWSEHPTKPGRPETWKDYKINIYIQDGDAVTLGDKTIYVYGTPGHTPGGLSYMFPVKEKGKMHMAALWGGTTPPWTKNEVKQYLKSLDYFISEAICKKVDVALSNHTAIDNGLERIMYSKKRLDYMPNIYIVGQDGFQNYCQVFRTLSYEMLEKL is encoded by the coding sequence ATGAATAGATTAAATAAACCAGTTTTTACAAAAGAAACAATCAGAGAAATGGAAGATATGTCATTTTTCATACATGCTAAGATTTTTGATGATTTGCTAATTGTTGCACAAAAGCAGACAAATTGTTTTGTATTGAAAACAAGTGATGGGCTGATAGTAATAGACGCTATTTGGCCGGCAAAAGAAGCTTTTGAGGCAATAATAGATTCCATTGAAGATATTGGCTGGGATCCCGCTGCAATAAAAAAACTGGTCCTGACACATGGCCATGTTGATCATACTGGATGCGGAAAATGGTTTGTTGAAAAATATCATGTTGATACATATCTTTCTAAAGTGGATGATATTTTTTGGAGCGAGCATCCAACAAAACCTGGCAGACCGGAAACGTGGAAAGATTATAAGATTAATATTTATATCCAGGATGGTGATGCTGTAACATTAGGTGATAAAACAATATATGTTTATGGTACTCCTGGTCATACTCCGGGAGGACTAAGTTACATGTTCCCTGTAAAAGAAAAGGGGAAAATGCATATGGCAGCATTATGGGGAGGAACGACACCACCTTGGACAAAGAACGAAGTGAAACAATATCTCAAGTCATTGGATTACTTTATAAGTGAAGCAATCTGTAAAAAAGTAGATGTGGCTTTAAGTAATCATACAGCTATAGATAATGGCTTGGAACGTATTATGTATTCAAAAAAAAGATTGGACTACATGCCCAATATTTATATTGTTGGTCAGGATGGATTCCAAAATTATTGTCAGGTATTTCGTACATTGAGTTATGAGATGCTTGAAAAATTATAA
- a CDS encoding winged helix-turn-helix transcriptional regulator encodes MIKYKNTEYQCSMELTLNIIGGKWKPIILWYLSSNTLRFGELKRKMPKITQKMLAQQLKSLEENGLVNRFVYNEIPPRVEYSLTYTGKTLIPILENLSEWAHEYINVNKSQCL; translated from the coding sequence ATGATAAAATATAAAAATACAGAATACCAATGTTCTATGGAATTAACTTTAAATATAATAGGTGGAAAATGGAAACCAATTATTCTTTGGTATTTGAGCAGCAATACTCTAAGATTTGGAGAATTAAAAAGGAAAATGCCTAAAATAACACAAAAAATGCTTGCACAGCAGCTTAAATCACTTGAAGAAAATGGACTTGTCAATAGATTTGTATATAATGAAATACCACCTAGAGTAGAATATTCTCTTACATATACAGGAAAAACTCTTATTCCAATTTTAGAGAATTTATCTGAATGGGCACATGAATATATAAATGTAAATAAATCGCAATGCCTTTGA
- a CDS encoding nitroreductase family protein, with amino-acid sequence MKLIKINKEKCIKCGICTKVCPTKFLHMDENGPKEVVEKVCIDCGQCTAVCPNSAIDNIKTPLKNQIKLETFPVINEVTAEKFLRSRRSIRCYKDITVEKEKLIKLVNIARLAPTASNSQGISYIIIKNRELLRKLTETVMAWMEEQVTKSSGYWSFSAHIKDYKENRNDVILRDAPNLILGTASKDLKNGRQNTISQFTYMELFATSLGLGSCWAGLFEMCAFAEYAPLLDLINISQDKVVTGAVMVGYPKYKFQRLVNRNPLKVNFIE; translated from the coding sequence GTGAAATTAATTAAGATAAACAAAGAGAAATGTATTAAATGTGGAATTTGTACTAAAGTGTGTCCAACAAAGTTTTTACATATGGACGAAAATGGTCCAAAAGAGGTCGTTGAAAAAGTTTGTATCGACTGCGGACAATGTACTGCAGTATGCCCTAATAGTGCAATTGACAATATTAAAACTCCTTTAAAAAATCAGATTAAATTAGAAACATTTCCTGTAATAAATGAAGTAACAGCGGAAAAATTTCTTAGATCACGCAGATCGATTCGCTGTTATAAAGACATAACTGTAGAAAAAGAAAAACTTATAAAATTAGTTAATATTGCGAGGCTTGCCCCTACGGCAAGTAATAGCCAGGGGATTTCATATATTATTATTAAAAATAGAGAGTTGCTTAGAAAATTGACAGAAACTGTAATGGCGTGGATGGAAGAACAAGTAACCAAGTCATCAGGATACTGGAGTTTTTCTGCTCATATTAAAGATTACAAGGAAAATCGAAACGATGTAATACTACGGGATGCACCCAATTTGATTTTGGGAACTGCTTCTAAAGATTTAAAAAATGGCAGACAAAATACAATTTCACAGTTTACATATATGGAGCTTTTTGCAACCTCTTTAGGACTAGGAAGCTGCTGGGCCGGACTATTTGAGATGTGTGCTTTTGCAGAATATGCACCTCTATTAGATTTGATTAATATTTCCCAGGATAAAGTAGTAACGGGTGCTGTTATGGTTGGATATCCAAAATATAAATTTCAGAGATTAGTTAATAGAAATCCACTAAAAGTTAATTTCATTGAATGA
- a CDS encoding VanZ family protein, giving the protein MNIHTSGILLPLCSKMYNNFKNIIKIALCISFFIEIIKLILPLGISDIDHIILAIIGSYVGLLIYKLILKLIIKGTKTCK; this is encoded by the coding sequence ATTAATATTCATACCTCTGGTATATTATTACCACTCTGTTCTAAAATGTACAACAATTTTAAAAATATTATCAAAATAGCTTTATGTATAAGCTTCTTTATAGAAATAATAAAACTTATTCTTCCCTTAGGAATTTCTGATATTGATCACATTATATTAGCTATTATAGGATCTTATGTAGGTTTACTAATATATAAATTAATTTTAAAACTCATAATAAAAGGTACAAAAACATGTAAATAA